One Nocardia farcinica genomic region harbors:
- a CDS encoding alkane 1-monooxygenase: protein MSPWHTASGTDSRGDPKRHLWVLGLIAPASALLPSQLVLRTGWEVFWWVGPIIVLVIIPVLDWLVGEDGTNPRDEDYELLSNDRYYRWCTYLFLPVQLIGLVIAAAMWAGDELSFVDKLGLATTLGLVSGIGINAAHELGHRVEHLERWLAKIALAQSAYGHFFVEHNRGHHVRVATPDDPASARLGESLYEFLPRSVAGGLRSAVALESERLARKGKRWGSPHNHILQAWSMTVVLFGGLMLVFGWQILGWLVLQAVIGAALLETVNYVEHYGLLRERRPDGRWARCSPRDSWNSDRLVTNIFLFHLQRHSDHHANPGRRYQTLRSCDVAPQLPAGYASMIVFAAIPPLWRAVMDHRVLAHYGGDITRANIVPRKRARILAADDRLTRR from the coding sequence ATGTCGCCGTGGCATACGGCCAGCGGCACCGATTCGCGCGGTGATCCCAAACGCCACCTGTGGGTTCTGGGGTTGATCGCCCCGGCCAGTGCGTTGCTGCCGTCGCAGCTGGTGTTGCGGACGGGGTGGGAGGTGTTCTGGTGGGTCGGGCCGATCATCGTGTTGGTGATCATTCCGGTCCTGGATTGGCTGGTGGGGGAGGATGGCACGAATCCGCGGGATGAGGACTACGAGCTGTTGTCCAACGATCGCTACTACCGGTGGTGTACGTATCTGTTCTTGCCGGTGCAGTTGATCGGGTTGGTGATCGCGGCGGCGATGTGGGCCGGTGACGAGCTGAGTTTTGTCGACAAGCTGGGGTTGGCGACGACGTTGGGGCTGGTCAGCGGTATCGGTATCAACGCTGCGCACGAGCTGGGGCATCGGGTCGAGCATCTGGAGCGGTGGTTGGCCAAGATCGCGTTGGCGCAGTCGGCGTATGGTCATTTCTTCGTCGAGCACAACCGTGGTCATCATGTGCGGGTGGCCACTCCTGATGATCCGGCCAGTGCGCGGTTGGGTGAGTCGTTGTATGAGTTCCTGCCGCGTAGTGTGGCCGGTGGTTTGCGGTCGGCGGTGGCGTTGGAGTCCGAGCGGTTGGCGCGTAAGGGTAAGCGGTGGGGGAGCCCGCACAATCACATCCTGCAGGCCTGGTCGATGACGGTGGTGCTGTTCGGTGGGTTGATGCTGGTCTTCGGCTGGCAGATCCTGGGTTGGTTGGTGTTGCAGGCGGTGATCGGTGCGGCGTTGTTGGAGACGGTCAACTATGTCGAGCACTACGGGCTGCTGCGGGAGCGTCGCCCCGATGGGCGGTGGGCGCGGTGTTCGCCGCGGGACAGTTGGAACAGTGACCGGCTGGTGACCAACATCTTCCTGTTCCATCTGCAACGCCACAGCGATCATCACGCAAACCCGGGTCGTCGCTATCAGACGCTGCGCAGCTGTGATGTAGCTCCGCAGTTGCCGGCGGGGTATGCGAGCATGATCGTCTTCGCCGCGATCCCGCCGCTGTGGCGGGCGGTCATGGATCATCGGGTGCTGGCCCACTACGGCGGTGACATCACCCGCGCCAACATCGTGCCCCGCAAGCGCGCCAGAATCCTCGCCGCCGACGACAGGCTGACCAGGCGCTGA
- a CDS encoding FAD-dependent oxidoreductase: MSDADTRPDVLIIGGGIGGLAAAFALARQDLSVRVLEQAPEFGEVGAGLQLAPNCTRILDDYGLLDQAAALGVVPDAMVMRDAVDGAELTRLDLRDLANRYGYPYLVIHRSDLHRMFVQACLSAGVDLVTGQQAVRYRNTPTGARVDFADGHSEQADVVIAADGLHSTARALVVDDEPVSSAYVAYRGTVPMTEPRVAEVDLSEVVVNVGPRCHFVHYGLRGGELLNQVAVFESPKALAGEPDWGTPDELDAAFAHTSETVRAGLPFLWRDKWWRMYDRDPIPNWVSGKIALLGDAAHPPLQYLAQGAIMAIEDGWVLAEHVRRLRDQGSLDWAAVLDAYNSVRPEHCRRVVTTSRAWGELWHLDGIDRERRNILLRARDIHDYSFVDWLYGPTALFPADEPPMFEKIPLTAADAVSTAAPRSGG, encoded by the coding sequence ATGAGCGACGCGGACACTCGTCCCGACGTACTGATCATCGGCGGCGGGATCGGCGGTCTCGCCGCGGCGTTCGCACTGGCCCGCCAAGACCTCTCCGTGCGGGTCCTCGAGCAGGCGCCCGAGTTCGGCGAGGTCGGGGCGGGTCTGCAGCTGGCGCCCAATTGCACCCGCATCCTCGACGACTACGGCCTGCTCGACCAGGCCGCCGCGCTCGGCGTCGTCCCCGACGCGATGGTCATGCGCGACGCCGTCGACGGCGCCGAACTCACCCGGCTGGACCTGCGGGACCTGGCGAACCGCTACGGCTACCCCTATCTCGTCATCCACCGCAGCGACCTGCACCGTATGTTCGTGCAGGCCTGCTTGAGCGCGGGCGTCGATCTGGTCACCGGGCAGCAGGCGGTGCGTTACCGGAACACCCCGACCGGGGCCCGCGTCGACTTCGCCGACGGCCACAGCGAACAAGCCGACGTGGTGATCGCCGCCGACGGCCTGCACTCGACGGCGCGCGCCCTGGTCGTCGACGACGAACCGGTCTCGTCGGCCTATGTCGCCTACCGAGGCACCGTCCCGATGACCGAGCCGCGCGTGGCCGAGGTGGATTTGAGCGAGGTCGTCGTCAACGTCGGGCCGCGGTGCCACTTCGTGCACTACGGCCTGCGCGGCGGCGAACTACTCAACCAGGTCGCCGTCTTCGAATCACCGAAAGCGCTTGCGGGAGAGCCTGACTGGGGTACTCCCGACGAACTGGACGCGGCCTTCGCGCACACCTCCGAGACTGTGCGGGCCGGGCTGCCGTTCCTGTGGCGCGACAAATGGTGGCGGATGTACGACCGCGACCCGATCCCGAACTGGGTGTCCGGGAAGATCGCGTTGCTCGGCGACGCCGCGCACCCCCCGCTGCAATACCTGGCGCAGGGCGCGATCATGGCGATCGAAGACGGCTGGGTACTGGCCGAACACGTCCGCCGGCTCCGCGACCAGGGGTCGCTGGACTGGGCGGCCGTCCTGGACGCCTACAACTCGGTACGTCCCGAACACTGCCGACGCGTGGTCACCACCTCCCGCGCCTGGGGCGAACTCTGGCATCTGGACGGAATCGACCGCGAACGCCGCAACATCCTGCTGCGCGCCCGCGACATCCACGACTACTCGTTCGTGGACTGGCTCTACGGCCCCACCGCGCTGTTCCCCGCCGACGAGCCGCCGATGTTCGAGAAGATCCCATTGACCGCCGCGGACGCGGTGTCCACGGCCGCACCCCGCAGCGGCGGCTGA
- a CDS encoding maleylpyruvate isomerase family mycothiol-dependent enzyme gives MTRTFTDARRWMTAGTTLFADAVAGLTDPDFDTPTHLPGWNRRHLVAHVAANADALRNLVHWAATGTPTPMYASPEERAAGIARGTTLSADELRTWLGRSADDLDAAMRALTDDQWAAQVVTAQGRTVPATETAWMRAREVWVHSVDLALDIGFGDLPADFLRALVADISAKRGAVAGVDGPLPQVAAWLAGRPHTLADAPPLGPWL, from the coding sequence ATGACACGCACGTTCACCGACGCCCGCCGCTGGATGACCGCCGGGACGACCCTGTTCGCCGACGCGGTCGCCGGGCTCACCGACCCCGACTTCGACACCCCGACCCACCTGCCCGGCTGGAACCGCCGCCATCTGGTCGCCCACGTCGCCGCCAACGCCGACGCCCTGCGAAACCTGGTGCACTGGGCCGCCACCGGCACGCCGACACCCATGTACGCCTCGCCCGAGGAGCGTGCCGCGGGCATCGCACGCGGCACGACACTCTCCGCCGACGAACTCCGCACCTGGCTGGGCCGGTCCGCCGACGACCTGGACGCCGCCATGCGGGCGCTGACCGACGATCAGTGGGCCGCGCAGGTGGTCACCGCACAGGGCCGGACCGTACCCGCCACCGAAACGGCATGGATGCGCGCCCGCGAGGTGTGGGTCCACTCCGTCGACCTCGCCCTGGACATCGGATTCGGTGACCTGCCCGCGGATTTCCTGCGCGCGCTCGTGGCGGACATCTCGGCCAAACGCGGCGCGGTCGCGGGGGTCGACGGACCGCTACCCCAGGTCGCCGCCTGGCTGGCCGGTCGACCGCACACCCTGGCCGACGCTCCCCCGCTCGGCCCCTGGCTCTGA
- a CDS encoding fumarylacetoacetate hydrolase family protein: MKLATIRLDTDDTPATRAVRLDGDRLIELGAPDVGALLADPDWPSVAQRATGPAHPLDGADFAPVVPNPSKILCVGHNYTNHITEMGRELPAYPTLFPKYADTLTGAADDIAKPAETDALDWEVELVVVVGAQVRRADEQQAAAAIAGFTVMNDISVRDWQFRTIEWTQGKIWDSSTPVGPYLVTPDEVGGVRPSLRVRTTVDGQTMQCDDTGTLLFDPVFLVRYISTVITLRPGDLIATGTPAGVGHAREPKIYLRGGETVVTEIDGIGACTNRIVATP; the protein is encoded by the coding sequence ATGAAGCTCGCCACCATCCGCCTCGACACCGACGACACCCCCGCCACCCGCGCCGTCCGGCTCGACGGCGACCGGCTCATCGAGCTCGGGGCACCCGACGTCGGCGCCCTGCTGGCCGACCCGGACTGGCCATCGGTCGCGCAGCGCGCCACCGGCCCGGCCCACCCCCTCGACGGCGCGGACTTCGCTCCGGTCGTGCCGAATCCGTCGAAGATCCTCTGTGTCGGCCACAACTACACCAACCACATCACCGAGATGGGCCGCGAACTCCCGGCGTATCCCACCCTGTTCCCGAAATACGCCGACACCCTCACCGGGGCGGCCGACGACATCGCCAAGCCGGCCGAGACCGACGCCCTGGACTGGGAAGTCGAACTCGTGGTGGTGGTCGGCGCGCAGGTGCGCCGCGCCGACGAACAGCAGGCCGCCGCCGCGATCGCCGGTTTCACGGTCATGAACGACATCTCCGTGCGGGACTGGCAGTTCCGCACGATCGAATGGACCCAGGGCAAGATCTGGGACTCCTCCACACCGGTCGGGCCCTACCTGGTCACCCCCGACGAGGTGGGCGGCGTCCGCCCCAGCCTGCGGGTCCGCACCACCGTGGACGGGCAGACGATGCAGTGCGACGACACCGGCACCCTGCTGTTCGACCCGGTGTTCCTGGTCCGCTACATCTCCACCGTCATCACCCTGCGCCCCGGCGACCTGATCGCCACCGGCACACCGGCCGGCGTCGGGCACGCCCGCGAACCGAAGATCTACCTGCGCGGCGGCGAAACGGTCGTCACCGAAATCGACGGCATCGGCGCCTGCACCAACCGCATCGTGGCGACCCCATGA
- a CDS encoding cupin domain-containing protein, with protein MSATPAPADAATPVALRPVAAPDQPEITPELRDLYAGFERELLIPLWTEIGDLMPPHPHSSAVAHLWKWERLLALAEQAGRLVPVGRGGERRAIALANPGLGGRPFATPTLWAAIQYLMPGEDAPEHRHSQHAFRFVVEGSGVWTVVGGDPVPMNRGDFLPQAGWHWHAHHNRADEPMAWIDGLDIPFQYVTDAQFFEFGRDRISDIERAAPERSRSERLWAHPGLRPIGVDHAGPGSPLLAYKWEFTDRALAEQLALEKEGHTGTVEPGHAAVRFSNPVDGSDVLPTVRAEFHRVIRGAETAPVRETGSSVYQVFDGSGTVTVGDRSWSVTRGDLFVVPSWQPFSARSEAGTTDSDSGALDLFRFTDAPIFEALRLNRFRKDA; from the coding sequence ATGAGCGCTACTCCAGCCCCCGCCGACGCCGCCACGCCCGTCGCGCTGCGCCCCGTCGCCGCTCCCGACCAACCGGAGATCACGCCCGAGCTGCGCGACCTGTACGCCGGATTCGAACGGGAACTGCTGATCCCCCTGTGGACGGAGATCGGCGATCTGATGCCGCCGCACCCGCACTCGTCCGCGGTCGCCCACCTGTGGAAGTGGGAGCGACTGCTGGCCCTCGCCGAACAGGCCGGTCGGCTCGTGCCGGTCGGTCGCGGCGGCGAGCGCCGGGCGATCGCACTGGCCAACCCCGGCCTGGGCGGGCGTCCGTTCGCGACCCCGACCCTGTGGGCGGCCATCCAGTACCTGATGCCCGGGGAGGACGCTCCCGAACACCGGCACAGCCAGCACGCCTTCCGGTTCGTCGTCGAAGGGTCGGGTGTCTGGACCGTGGTCGGCGGCGACCCGGTGCCGATGAACCGCGGTGATTTCCTCCCGCAGGCGGGCTGGCACTGGCACGCCCACCACAACCGCGCCGACGAGCCGATGGCGTGGATCGACGGCCTCGACATCCCGTTCCAATATGTGACCGACGCTCAGTTCTTCGAGTTCGGCCGCGACCGGATCTCCGATATCGAGCGAGCCGCCCCCGAGCGGTCGCGCTCCGAGCGCCTCTGGGCGCACCCGGGACTGCGCCCGATCGGTGTCGACCATGCCGGCCCGGGCTCGCCCCTGCTGGCCTACAAGTGGGAATTCACCGACCGTGCCCTCGCCGAACAGCTCGCGCTGGAAAAGGAAGGACACACCGGCACGGTGGAACCCGGCCACGCGGCGGTGCGTTTCAGCAACCCCGTCGACGGGTCCGACGTGCTGCCGACGGTGCGCGCGGAGTTCCACCGGGTGATCCGCGGGGCCGAGACCGCGCCGGTGCGGGAAACCGGATCGAGCGTCTACCAGGTCTTCGACGGCTCCGGCACCGTCACCGTCGGCGATCGCAGCTGGTCGGTCACCCGGGGTGACCTGTTCGTGGTGCCGTCCTGGCAGCCGTTCTCCGCGCGGTCGGAGGCCGGAACCACCGACTCCGACTCCGGCGCACTCGACCTCTTCCGATTCACCGACGCGCCCATCTTCGAAGCACTGCGCCTCAACCGATTCCGCAAGGACGCCTGA
- a CDS encoding IclR family transcriptional regulator — protein sequence MGHPFKAPPAYAITSVDNALRIAAMLQLEGSLTVSEVAERIGVAASTAHRLLRMLVYRDFAVQDSDRAYRVGPLLELAAHSRSAASRLRAAALPELHRLVDQLGESANLVVRTADTVRFVASVECAQALRVGSREGMVFPAQRTSGGLVLLAEVAPSELAALYAPERFDERPEPPPDLGQLADELAKIRRNGFAVNDGRSERGVVAVGVAVRDGSGTAVAALSVSMPAVRYDNRSLPRYVAALRAAAAGLRRELG from the coding sequence ATGGGCCACCCGTTCAAGGCCCCGCCGGCCTATGCGATCACCAGCGTGGACAACGCGCTCCGGATCGCCGCGATGTTGCAGTTGGAGGGATCGCTGACGGTGTCGGAGGTGGCCGAGCGGATCGGCGTGGCCGCCTCGACCGCCCACCGGCTGCTGCGCATGCTGGTCTACCGGGACTTCGCGGTGCAGGACTCCGACCGTGCGTATCGGGTGGGTCCGTTGCTCGAGCTGGCCGCGCATTCCAGGTCGGCCGCCTCCCGGTTGCGCGCGGCCGCGCTGCCGGAGTTGCATCGGCTCGTCGACCAGCTGGGGGAGTCGGCGAATCTGGTGGTCCGCACCGCTGACACGGTGCGGTTCGTCGCCAGCGTGGAGTGCGCGCAGGCGCTGCGGGTGGGCAGTCGGGAGGGGATGGTCTTTCCGGCGCAGCGCACCTCGGGGGGTCTCGTCCTGCTCGCCGAGGTCGCCCCGTCCGAACTCGCGGCGCTCTACGCGCCCGAGCGCTTCGACGAGCGGCCGGAGCCGCCGCCCGATCTCGGGCAGTTGGCCGACGAGCTGGCGAAGATCCGCCGCAACGGCTTCGCCGTCAACGACGGCCGGTCGGAGCGCGGCGTCGTCGCGGTCGGCGTGGCGGTGCGGGACGGCAGTGGCACCGCGGTCGCGGCGCTGTCGGTGTCGATGCCCGCCGTCCGTTACGACAACCGATCGTTGCCGCGCTATGTGGCCGCGCTCCGGGCCGCGGCCGCGGGATTACGGCGCGAGCTGGGCTGA
- a CDS encoding TetR/AcrR family transcriptional regulator, translating to MDTAHERAVLERPAGNRRGRRSRAEILDAASRLMAERGYAATSISVLSAATGLPKSAIYHHFHSKSGLLSAVMAHGAYEFFRAMEQAQAAPPEGGTVRERLGWFLRRTEEVFVTKADFLRLHLMLLMSTEAADAEVGAMIDQVRHDGRRHFHRMIAQAFLIEGADIAQMVADELDHFGMAGFDGAFIAWQADRSHGLTNRLEQLADALTVMGQRIVAERRGRS from the coding sequence ATGGACACCGCTCACGAACGCGCCGTGCTCGAACGACCCGCCGGTAACCGGCGTGGGCGTCGTTCGCGGGCGGAGATCCTCGACGCGGCCTCACGGTTGATGGCCGAACGCGGGTACGCCGCGACCAGCATCTCGGTGCTGAGCGCGGCGACCGGTCTACCCAAAAGCGCGATCTACCACCACTTCCACTCCAAGAGCGGCCTGCTCTCGGCCGTGATGGCGCACGGGGCCTACGAGTTCTTCCGCGCCATGGAACAGGCGCAGGCCGCACCGCCGGAGGGCGGCACCGTCCGCGAACGTCTCGGCTGGTTCCTCCGGCGCACCGAAGAGGTCTTCGTGACGAAGGCGGATTTCCTGCGACTGCACCTGATGCTGCTGATGAGCACCGAAGCCGCCGACGCCGAGGTGGGCGCGATGATCGACCAGGTCCGCCACGACGGCCGCAGGCACTTCCACCGCATGATCGCCCAGGCCTTCCTGATCGAAGGCGCCGACATCGCGCAAATGGTCGCCGACGAACTCGACCATTTCGGCATGGCGGGCTTCGACGGCGCCTTCATCGCCTGGCAAGCCGACCGATCGCACGGGCTCACGAACCGCCTCGAACAGCTCGCCGACGCGCTCACCGTCATGGGTCAGCGCATCGTCGCCGAGCGTCGCGGCCGGTCGTGA
- a CDS encoding bifunctional 3-(3-hydroxy-phenyl)propionate/3-hydroxycinnamic acid hydroxylase — protein sequence MSQDFDADVAIIGYGPSGVIAALTLARQDVSVMAFERDRDIYPRARAVTVNDWTMRIFQHLGIDERIDKVIDPQRMLRWVTYDGEEVMRIEHPPSTLGAGRRFYNIYQPTMEAELRSAAAEYSDQLTVCYGAEVTGVEQDEDGVTVTATDPATGRARSYRTRYAIGADGGSSRTRGWIGARLDGDTADTLWIVVDCAVRRRWPDRDVLTFWTDRKRPVVDIALSGGNHRWELPLMHGETEADFPTDAEVWPLLEAIGVTEDDVAIHRYAFYRHHVRMADTWRNGRVFLVGDAAHLMPPWAGAGMQTGMRDAHNLGWKLGRVLRGVLPEQWLDTYEAERRPNAAFYTDLAVQLGRVIKQEATPAEIEAMNTVPEGLVTPYEPPLTAPPTLAAGWLRGEIGDASIIGRMVPQPIVGDTAGRMTRLDDLLGDGFVLLGDDTDPATVLTTEDKAGWDALGARYVAIRPRTVHTRGPDDLVDLDDVLRPWLQRYGARVVAVRPDRFVAADDVHGLTVPSC from the coding sequence ATGAGTCAGGATTTCGACGCCGACGTCGCGATCATCGGATACGGACCCTCCGGCGTGATCGCCGCTCTCACGCTCGCCCGGCAAGACGTGTCGGTCATGGCCTTCGAGCGCGACCGCGACATCTACCCGCGGGCTCGTGCCGTCACGGTCAACGACTGGACGATGCGCATCTTCCAGCACCTCGGCATCGATGAACGCATCGACAAGGTGATCGATCCGCAGCGGATGCTGCGCTGGGTCACCTACGACGGCGAGGAGGTCATGCGGATCGAGCACCCGCCGAGCACCCTCGGCGCGGGGCGGCGCTTCTACAACATCTACCAGCCGACCATGGAGGCCGAACTACGCTCGGCCGCAGCCGAATACAGCGATCAGTTGACCGTGTGCTACGGCGCCGAGGTCACCGGTGTCGAGCAGGACGAGGACGGTGTGACGGTCACGGCCACCGATCCCGCCACCGGCCGCGCCCGCAGCTACCGCACCCGGTATGCGATCGGTGCCGACGGCGGTTCCTCGCGGACCCGAGGCTGGATCGGCGCGCGGCTCGACGGCGACACCGCCGACACCCTGTGGATCGTCGTCGACTGCGCGGTGCGGCGCCGGTGGCCCGACCGTGACGTGCTCACCTTCTGGACCGACCGCAAGCGCCCGGTGGTCGACATCGCGCTCTCCGGCGGCAACCATCGCTGGGAACTGCCGCTCATGCACGGCGAGACCGAGGCGGATTTCCCCACCGACGCCGAGGTCTGGCCGCTGCTCGAGGCGATCGGGGTGACCGAGGACGATGTCGCCATCCACCGGTACGCGTTCTACCGCCATCACGTGCGGATGGCCGACACCTGGCGCAACGGCCGCGTCTTCCTGGTGGGCGACGCCGCGCATCTGATGCCGCCGTGGGCGGGTGCGGGCATGCAGACCGGGATGCGCGACGCGCACAATCTGGGTTGGAAGCTCGGCCGGGTGCTGCGCGGTGTGCTGCCCGAGCAGTGGCTCGACACCTACGAAGCCGAGCGCCGACCCAATGCGGCGTTCTACACCGACCTCGCCGTGCAACTCGGCCGCGTCATCAAACAGGAAGCCACCCCCGCCGAGATCGAGGCGATGAACACGGTCCCAGAGGGTTTGGTGACACCCTACGAACCACCCCTGACCGCACCACCGACGCTGGCCGCCGGATGGCTCCGCGGCGAGATCGGCGACGCGAGCATCATCGGCCGCATGGTGCCCCAGCCGATCGTGGGGGACACCGCGGGCCGGATGACCCGCCTCGACGATCTGCTCGGCGACGGCTTCGTCCTGCTCGGCGACGACACCGATCCCGCCACCGTCCTGACCACCGAGGACAAGGCGGGCTGGGACGCACTCGGCGCCCGCTACGTCGCCATCCGCCCGCGCACCGTGCACACCCGTGGGCCGGACGACCTCGTCGATCTCGACGACGTGCTGCGTCCCTGGCTCCAGCGGTACGGCGCCCGCGTCGTCGCCGTCCGGCCCGACCGCTTCGTCGCGGCCGACGACGTGCACGGCCTCACCGTCCCGTCGTGCTGA
- a CDS encoding VOC family protein, producing MSGVKELAYVVYEASDLAAWRHFACDLLGMQLAEETTDALVLRTDERAFRWRIERGAADDLLVSGYEVDSDAALDRLVERLRAAGAPVAEGDAELAAARRVDRIVLTADPMGNHIELVTGFADAATPFHSAVLLGSFVTGTGGAGHHVLLARGVPRPEYMAFYEGVLGFRVSDTIVEELAPGVYADLIFLHCNPRHHSVAFGEMPHPKRIHHFMLEVDDIRDVGMAYDRCLDAAQPFEMTLGMHPNDNMFSFYVRTPSGFSIEYGWGGLLIDDATWQVRTLDRLHSWGHRAPEVVHELLGRAPSTNIRHEERAH from the coding sequence ATGTCCGGAGTGAAAGAACTCGCCTACGTCGTCTACGAGGCGAGCGACCTCGCCGCCTGGCGGCACTTCGCCTGCGATCTGCTCGGCATGCAGCTCGCCGAGGAGACGACCGACGCCCTCGTCCTGCGCACCGACGAACGGGCCTTCCGCTGGCGCATCGAGCGCGGCGCGGCGGACGATCTGCTGGTATCCGGCTACGAAGTCGATTCGGACGCCGCGCTCGATCGCCTCGTCGAGCGGCTGCGGGCGGCCGGTGCGCCGGTCGCCGAGGGCGATGCCGAACTGGCCGCCGCCCGCCGCGTCGACCGCATCGTGCTCACCGCCGACCCGATGGGCAACCACATCGAACTGGTGACCGGCTTCGCCGACGCGGCCACCCCGTTCCACTCCGCGGTGCTGCTCGGCTCGTTCGTCACCGGAACCGGCGGCGCCGGTCATCACGTGCTGCTCGCGCGCGGGGTGCCGCGCCCGGAGTACATGGCGTTCTACGAGGGCGTGCTGGGGTTCCGGGTCAGCGACACCATCGTCGAGGAACTCGCGCCCGGCGTGTACGCGGATCTGATCTTCCTGCACTGCAATCCGCGCCACCACTCGGTCGCGTTCGGGGAGATGCCGCACCCGAAGCGAATTCACCACTTCATGCTCGAGGTCGACGACATCCGCGATGTGGGCATGGCCTACGACCGCTGTCTCGACGCCGCGCAGCCGTTCGAGATGACCTTGGGCATGCACCCCAACGACAACATGTTCAGCTTCTACGTCCGCACGCCGTCGGGGTTCAGCATCGAATACGGCTGGGGCGGGCTGCTGATCGACGACGCCACCTGGCAGGTGCGCACGCTCGACCGGCTGCACAGCTGGGGACACCGCGCCCCCGAAGTCGTCCACGAACTGCTCGGCCGCGCGCCGTCGACGAACATCCGCCACGAGGAGAGGGCCCACTGA
- a CDS encoding alpha/beta fold hydrolase — MTITQESAARTVTTRDWTLRYYEAGPADARPIVLLHGSGPGATGWSNFAGNIPALAERFHVYAVDMPGWGESDAVTVDQLDHPAAAVQFLDAVGIEQAAFVGNSMGGHTALRLAIDHPERVSHLVTMGPPIGTMPTLFGAGDGPSEGLKVLIAAYRDPSPENMRRLVEVMTFDKARFATPELVRARSDAALARPEHLRNYVAGLPAGAPIPHWVDRSKLADIAAPTLLIHGKDDRVVSYENTLFLLAHIPDSRAVLLNRCGHWAMIEHAAEFNRLVADFVSGN, encoded by the coding sequence ATGACGATCACCCAGGAGTCGGCGGCCCGCACGGTCACCACCCGTGACTGGACGCTGCGGTATTACGAAGCCGGACCGGCCGATGCCCGGCCGATCGTGCTGCTGCACGGCAGCGGTCCGGGGGCGACCGGCTGGTCCAACTTCGCCGGCAACATTCCCGCCCTGGCCGAACGCTTCCACGTCTACGCGGTCGACATGCCCGGCTGGGGCGAGTCCGACGCGGTCACCGTCGACCAGCTCGACCACCCCGCCGCGGCCGTGCAGTTCCTGGACGCGGTCGGCATCGAGCAGGCCGCCTTCGTCGGTAATTCGATGGGCGGACACACCGCGCTGCGGCTGGCGATCGACCATCCCGAGCGGGTGAGCCATCTCGTCACGATGGGTCCGCCGATCGGGACGATGCCGACGCTGTTCGGCGCGGGCGATGGCCCGTCGGAGGGGTTGAAGGTGCTGATCGCGGCCTATCGGGATCCCTCCCCGGAGAACATGCGCCGCCTGGTGGAGGTGATGACCTTCGACAAGGCGCGCTTCGCCACCCCCGAGCTGGTCCGGGCCCGTTCCGACGCCGCGCTGGCGCGTCCCGAGCACCTGCGCAACTACGTGGCGGGTTTGCCCGCCGGTGCCCCGATTCCGCACTGGGTCGACCGGTCGAAGCTGGCCGACATCGCCGCGCCCACCCTGCTCATCCATGGCAAGGACGACCGCGTGGTGTCCTACGAGAACACCCTGTTCCTGCTGGCGCACATCCCCGACAGCCGGGCGGTGCTGCTCAATCGCTGCGGCCACTGGGCCATGATCGAACACGCCGCGGAGTTCAACCGGCTCGTCGCCGACTTCGTCTCCGGCAACTGA